The following DNA comes from Ricinus communis isolate WT05 ecotype wild-type chromosome 10, ASM1957865v1, whole genome shotgun sequence.
AAATCAAATGAAGTTGCATATCCtcaaaaatttacaatttcatcACTGCAAAACAATAGCTGATAAGAAGCATCTTTTCCTGGTGGTCCTTGATTCTTGCCATCCCTCTCCCATCTTGAAATGTTCAACCTGACACGCAGGACTAATATCAGCTGCAAAAATTGATGCAACCCACAGCAGAACAACAAAGAATATGCGGTTAGCACATACAGTGTCTACAATGATTTCACCATCTTTGACCCCGCCAATTACATATATAGATTCGTCAACAACGGCAGCAGCAGAATACCCTCTAGAGGTGTTCATTGCCTCCCCATCCATCCACATGCTGAGACGTGGATCAAATATTTCAGTACTCGAAACCATTGTATTTCCATCGAAGCCACCTAGGGCATACCTGCAGAAAATATACACGTGTaatttcaagaaaacaatCACATTATGGCCTTTGGTACCATGCTGCTCCCATAAATCAACTTGTTAATCAGAGAATCAAAGTTCTCATATCTCAGCTGCAGCATGGACTGCAGTTGTCTCTCGTGCCCTCAAACTATGTCTAACCATCacatttttagaaaaagaaacatagcTAAACCAAAGTGAATTTACAAACCAAAAATGGAAGatgaaaaacagaaagaagaaacaatcACTTCCCAAGGCAGATCTTGATCTTTGGACATTAGACCTGACATTATGTCCTCACCTCTCATCTAGTCTAGGCAGAACATCATAAAGTTCATCAAAATGCTgaatgaaacaaattaaagacTGGACTTACAATTTTTCATTCAAGACAACCAATGAGTGGCAGCCCCTCTTTGTGTTCATGTTTGGAATTCTGCTCCAGCAATGTTCTCTAGGGTCAAATCTTTCAGCTGACCTGAGTACGAAAGTtttcaatcagagaaaatttTCTATGTCAAATGCTACCTTGTTCCCAAATCAAATCATAAGAGATCTCGCACACTAACAGATACCATTTGCCCCTATCTGAACAAAATACCTACCAAGAGTCGGAAGCAGAGAATATCTTGCCAATCAATAGGTTGACTAATTAGTTTTACCccatattatatatctatattaCATAGCAAAACCAATCagcaaatattatttaaagcCAGACAAAGAAATCAAGAATTTTATCATTTCTTATTGGTTCCAAAAGAGCCTACAATCAAATGGAAAAGCACCTTGACCCTCATTTAGCAAGACTGACCTGTTCGTACTCTTAACTGAAGTAAGTATCACTCATCCAATGAATCTGAAAACATAAGTAGAGTGTACATACATTTGGTTCAGCCAGTAGCTCAATATTAATAGTTCTTCTCACTTTTACAATTTCTTCTATTACCAACTATTATCAGTTACTCGTATAAAAGCTTGTACTTGCTCAAACACAAACTACGCTTTTAAGGTGACAAATTTTgcaattgaatcaaagttTCTTAATTTGAAGAAACagaaatgcatgaaaatgattGAACCTATTCATAAACCCCTACTGAATATGTTAATCTTATTAACCTGAAGCAGGAGAAACATTTTAGTACAGCAGTCAATTAACAATTCAAGCTTCTGTGAACATTGGCCTGGTCACTGTAAACTGGATCTTCTCAATATGAAACCAGCCTAAAACTATTACTGAGCTTTCTACAGAGATGCATTAATATCAGATTTTGCAACACCATAACATACAGACATGATATTTGGCTATAATGTAACTGTAACTCTTGTGCAGCAGTGCATCCATTTATGGAATCAGTGTCACTTCAAAGCATAAACGAGGTGAGAACCATGAGTAAGGATAGCGAGAAGCATCCATAAATAATTCTCAATAGGGAGAAGCATCTTAAACTATTGATCAAAATCGAAGCAGCATGGACTCTTGATCCAAGTTTgtggaaaagaaatgaagaactGATAAAGAAGAAGCTAACTCAAGCACAGTCTGACCTTGGTGCGAGCTTTAACTTGCAAAGCTcagataatatttatacatcCATTTTTGTTGCATACAAATATTAGCCAAATAATTTGAGTACACCTGCTACCATATGTACAAGGATCTATTAAGGAACATTCAAatctatacatatataatatataaaggGAGATGGTGTCTACCTCAAATAATTACTCCCATCATATCCACCAGTAGCATAAAGTACACCATTAAGTTCCACGGCAGCAAGAGCAAATCTCTGGAatgcagaaaaagaaaagaaaaaagaaaagaaggcaAAATTATGGTCCAGAAATCGATCAGCTTCAAAAAAAAACATCGATCCACTGAGATATTCTTCAAGAATATGAAGAGGATACAGGGGCAAAAATCCAAAACAATATAAAGGTATGCAATTTCAAACAGACATAAAATATGCATAAGATTACTTGGAAAGGAAAAGCATGAGTGATGGAACCTAAAATGAAAGTATCCTTGTACAAAATCTACCCTcttcaataagaaaatattctaTTGTGTACAAAATCCTGAATGTCATAAAAGCTTTATAACTTTAATCACAAGAGAAGACACTCCTTCCATTCTCAGGATTGCACtagaacttttaatttttctgactactagatattatatattcaaCTTGATGCAAAGATACCTACTGCTTCCACTTTTCAGGTTATATTAATACTCATAGAATATGCTTCATCCATAATTTCTCAACCTAATTAAAAAGCTTAGGAGTCTGAACAAAGATTAACTCTCTAAGAGAAAGGGAATTGCACTACATATCCAATTGCCCGAAATGAGAAAAATCAACATCTTTAAAAGTCTAAATCTTGGACCACATGCATGCCAAATTTTTACAACATAagcataataatatttgtcaCATAATATCAAAAATGCCAATCTTTCTGCATGAATAGAACCCAACCTTTTATAGACCCTAATCACAAGTTGTTTTGTTTTTCGtttctatattaatataaagGTTTAATTGTCAAAGAAATCCTGAACTTTATACTTGTTATCAACTCTAGCACgtagtttttaaatttcagcaccatattttaatattaattttaattttaactttcaataaaattatccGCTAAATTTGTTGACATAACATGAACTCCGGCGACAACAAAAAGAGCTGAGTCAATATTAGAGTTGTTAACTCATCCCATTATTAAAACGTTGTCGTTTAAGcacataaaattcatttttttcttttcttaactCTGGAGTTTCATTAATCTTATGTGCTCAAACGACAACATTTTGGTAATGAGAATGCTGATTAagtctattattatttttgttgtcaCTAGAGTTCATGCCACGTCAACAAATTTAGTTCATAATTTTTCTAGAGACTAAAATTGAGATCAATGTTAAAGCATGGtgcaaaaaaatataaagactACGTACTAGATTTAATAACAAGTGCAAAgtataggattattttggcAATTAAGCCTAATATGCAGTGTCCTAAACTTAAATCAACTTTTAAAGCAATCAAATCAAAACaacattttaaatatcatttgCTAGATGGatgacaaattaaaaaattacacgAAAATTAGAGCTCCGTTTGTTTGGCAAAACAGAAACACTTTTCAAGAAAAACTTCAACAAATTTCAGATGTTCATAATGCTTAAGAAAATTGGTTagcaaacaaaaagaattagtagtaaaagaaaatgaataactaaataaaagacTATTGCCGCCGGGGAAACCACATATTCGTTTTCAAATGGAAAAAGTTCGTGAAGTCATAAAGGGGAAGAATCTATAAAAGAGAcgtacaaaaaaatattaattagtctACCAAACACCACAAACTACCTCCTATTGCAAGTAACCAAAGAAATTACCCACCATTACATATCCAGCAGCAAGAACCTCAATTTAATGTTTTTTGCATAatttcttctaatatttaaattcaactacaaattttaaaatatgaggcTCAATCATTATGCCAtgttttttgtaaaaaatgaCATATCCAACTTTGAGCATTCCCAAtgatactttttattttaaagagcataattagcataaaataaagagcattttaaggaatatttaaatataaagagaatcttattttaagtccattaaactttatatttttatctttatttcacTTTTATTCCCAtaagtgttgatggttttaatttcattgtgattttctttttacttttgccAATAGAAGAAATAGAGTTAAAGatactaattaaaaaagtgCATAGATACTTGTAGAATATTtagtaaaatcaaaataaagagtGAAATTTGGCTCTCTAAATATAGAGAATCAAACCAgcttactttatttttaaagaataaacaGACCATTAAAATCTTACTTTATGAGATGactctttaaaagaaaagaacttgACGTCTATAAAGAGTGCATTGGAGATGCTCTTACTCCAAATACCAAGAAATGATTTTCAATTGATACAGTAATGCAATCAAATGACAAAATTAAGAATCACTTTCTCAAAAACAGTTTTGTCAGAAAGTTATTTTCGTGAAACAAAGAGGGGATTAGTATACACATGACGTTCCACACTTTCAAGTTTGCAGCTAAAGTATAGCAAATTGCAGAAATTAATACGTGTTCTCTCCTACTATGTGAATTTAACATGTTATACTTTCTTGTACCTCTCGAACAGGTAAATGCATCAAAAGAAGCAACTAACAAGTCAAGCAATAAGTTTACCTTTTGTAGCATAGATCTAGTAGGGATCCATCGTCCAACATCTAAATCAAGCATTTCAACATCTGAAAAGCATTCAAGCCCATTACCACCACCAATCACAAATATTTTGTCATTCAAAGTGGCACCACCTAAACTCCCTTTTTTCCGAGTCAAGGCAGGGCGCAAGGCCCACTGATCATTAGCTGGATTATATGATTCAACtttcacaaataaaaaaaaaaaaaagtaaacattagaattaaaaagattGTAAGCTTTTGAAAGCAACAAAAATTTACTTGGAGCTAATACCTGTGGCGTACCATGAATCACCAATGCCACCACCAATAACATAGATCTCATCATTAAATTGTGTAAGCGAAGTATATGAACGAATAGTGCTCATTGGCCTCAAAGACTTTGAAACATCTTGCAAAGggaaatataaatctaaagcTGATAACCAAGATTCGCCATCATATCCCCCTACTAGATAAATGGACTTAGTAGGATCAAGATTCAACTTCTCAAAAGAATCACTTGCTGTATCACTAATTTCTGTGAAGGAAAGATTAGACATAGACTCCAACATCATACAGCGATTTTTCAACTGTTGAATTTGTTCTTCAGCCTCAACCTGATAGGCcacaagcaaaaaaaaaaaagcttaatTTTATTCCCACGATCTTTTTAATAGCCATGCATACcaagatttattttttgaaataacaTACTTATAGGTAGAATTTGTGCTACCTTCCCAACCTACTTTGGTTAAATTTTAAGTACATCAGACATACCCGTACTAGAGCCAAGGCGAAAAAACAGTGAATATTTTAGATGAATCAAACATGAAATACTTGAGATTTATCAACAGTGTGATAGCGgataatagaaatatattcATGTAACATGGTCAAAGATTTATGTCATCCATCATAGTGAGATCTCatgagaaattaaagaaacagattaatgaatatttaatttttaatatattcttgCTCAGTGTTCCTAGCTGCAACAACTTAATTAACTGCTCACCTAGCACCCTTCCTCTCTCAAATGTGCCAAAGCATCTCTAACAATATATCTGGCTTAGCTACTATCTGATCCACTCAGTTTAACATAACCCCTTAGTCTAACTAGTATAATCATGAGCAATAATTTGCAAGAAtatctcttttctttgtattttcaAGACATAcaggaaaacaaaaaaaaattgaatctaCTCTCTCATTGCCAATCATGCAAGTATGAATTTTTCTtcctataataataataacaaataacaattaaattagAGTGCATCTAAGCATCTTGAAGATAAATGAATCTCTTTAGGAAATTCATCATCATTAAGAGGACAAAAGGAAACCACTCGACATAAATGAGAAATTCTTATGGGAAGCATTTCATAAAATCCCTAGGTAGAACTTATACCAGCAATACTAAAACATCACATTCTAAATGGCCCAAATATAAAGACTCGATTCCATCAAACAATAACAGAAACAGTAGGTCCACAGAACAACAGACATTTAAATAGTTAGCAATATTAACTTCAAAGACCATGATAATAAAAGGAATGGACAAAGAAAACAGTACCAGCTTCTGCTCCATATGATAAGCCTTTACAGTTTGTTCTGTTTTAAAAGCCTTAAGCTCCTCTATCCCTTGGACCAACTACATGTATAGAGCAAACAAGAAATGAGGATGCAAAGGAGAATATATGTAGCAATACTGCCCATGATAAAAGATGAAGATATATGAACAACAGCAATCCTCTAACACCTGAGCTATAATGGACTGACAATCGAATGAGGCACAATAAGgcttttcattcttttctcCTAAGCCCATTTGTTCCTCTGCAGAGCCATTTTCCTCCACGCCCATATCATTTATAGCAGTAGAACCTTGTACGCAATCCCTCAAAGACGAACCTTTATGTTCATGGTTAGGAGCCAATCCCTGAAGTTGCTGCAACGTAAGGTCCTTCTCAACTTGTTCCACTATGTTTGTGTTCAACTGATTTTCTAGCAGCTTGTCTTTTCCATCTAAAGAAGAAGCatcattcataaaatttaagctGCAACTTGTATGATTTTCAACCTCAGAAGCAAGTGGTTTATACCCTTCATCTCTTCTTTCAGACAATGAAATAGGTTGGTAAATAGTTCTCCACTTTGCTGTATTCTCAGGTGCAGAAGTACCAGGAGCAACTGGTGAAGATGCAAATAATGACATTAGCTTGCTGGTTTGTGCATGGTCAAGCTCAAACCAGAAATGGTGATATCTGTAGTAGTTGTCTGCAATTATTGGTTTAAACTTTTCTTCAGACAGTGGATGGCATTGCAAACGGACACGAATTTGAACCTTTACAAAAAATAGCAGATCATCAGTAGAAGAGCCTTCCTTTGATCATAGCCATCTTGTCCCAGATATAATCATAAGGCAGAACTAGACCATTATAGCAAAGCGTCATATAATACCTGCGCAGGATATTGAGTTCTACGTGAACCATCAGTTGTCCAACCATATGGGTTAATATTCATTTGGCCAGCACCAGCAGCCTCAAAGATTCCATAGAGTTTCTTGTTCTCATAGTTGAAAAGGAACAATGGCAAGCCAGgatcaatattttttacatatgAAAAGTGTGGAGCTGGCAGGCCTAatcaaattgaagaaataCAATTTCATGAGTAAGAAAACATATGAGCTCTAAAATTCTGGTAAAACATTGTAAGATGTCAAATCTAAGAAATATGCATATGTAGTGAGCCTAACTGTAGTGCTTGCTgtcaattcttatttttccCATATTCATTAACAAGAAGCACACATTGAAGATACCCATGCTCTTGTGCAACAGTAGTAACttatattttcaaaacaaggaaaaaaaacaacaaattcAGGCATGGTGATATAGAATATTGTACTAATTGCAAATTGTGAGAAAAGCTAAAAGAGAAAACTAATATGAACATCTCtacatgaaaaaaaaaaaagaagatagcTGACCAAAGATTTGTTCAGAGAGACATTCACTCATCGTATTCTTCTTGCAACCAAAAATGACACCACCAAGTTGGCTCTTCTCCAAATTTCTAGCATAAGATGTGCTGTTTACAAAATTTGAAGGCATATGTTCACCTTTATCAACTATGTATGTATGCGTTTTCCTCCCAGCTCCCACCCTACAGTAAAATGAAGATAAGATATAATGATATCATAAACAAAATATTCCTATATATACTTCAAAAGCCAAGTACATTACATAGCAAAGGCGGGGTCTGATGAAAAAGGATTGAGGGAGAAActggaaataatattttaaataatcaaatgtATTCTGCAGCAAACTAGCTGTATGATCATTGATTTTCATGCGCAGGAGAAAAGGAAAGGTTTTATGGTTAATGAGTGTAATGTAGTCTAATACAAGAAATTGACTTACAATGGGATAAGTACAAAAGAGTGCATTTGGGAAGTCTAAAACTCCAAGAAATCAATTTAACTGAAGTCAGTTTGATTGATACTTGTGCTGGAAAGCTCATTGTTGCTGCTTTCCGGTCttcaattctttcaacttagaaattaaaaaatgaattgaaCTTGCAAATAGTTTACTACAAAATGAATTCCTAAATAATTAACACCTGATTAACATCAAAcacataatataaatacatacAGTACGTTAGTAGTCACACATGTTTAACCTCTCTACAACAATAAGCTCAATcgcctttttctttcaattctcCCATTCAAAAGGCAAGAACTCAGGAGTAATATAAAGATTCAATTAAAATGACcagcaaaataaatattcaaacaTATTTTAAACATCATATCAGTACTCCTATTTTCAACACtcactgaaaaagaaaaaagagatggCAACAATATCGACGAATAAACCCTAGAATcgaaaataaataagaaagaaaatatcaacATTAATAAACACAAACACGCGCGCTCGCTGGAGAGCACACGTACACGGATTATATAATATTGCCAAGAAAAGCAAATAACTGACAGAAAAGAAGCTTGAAATCGAAGATATTGTACATAAACGGGTTATAAGACCCTAAAATCTTATCAGAAACTTGTGCAActgaaaacaaaaagatgGAGTTCAAAGATAGGCGCATTGCATTATGATcatatcaagaaaataaaacaaacaaacaaaaaaagaaaaagaaacactgCGTCTTTGGGTATTAGTAAAGACAGGAAAAGCTAAAAGAGAGTCGACGGTgataaaagagagagaatcGTACCGCTTGAGAAGTATACGGAAATGGCTGTCAGTCTGTCACCCAGAGTCAGAGAGACAAAACTCACAAGACGAAGCGCGAAACGAATACACAAGAAGAGGAAGTGAAATGAAATGCTGCTGAACCGTAGAATGAggattttcttaatttcttacaGGCGTACCTCTCACGTGCGTGCCTTTAGAATGGGCTTAGCCTAATCAATTTCAAACAAATCTTGACAGGCCCACATTTCAGTAACTACTCTACCTAGCAAGTAGGCAAATTATATCATGCATCCGAGTACACTGCGCATTATGTACCCCGTGATCCAAACGGTgctgttttatttaaatgctGGAGTAGATTTTAAATGGCACGTGtgacagttttttttttcaaaataacgTCATACCTTGTTATTGCCGATTTATAACAGTCGTAAggttttttttgttgtttgacTCTATTttgtcttcttcattttctattcTCGATCATTCAAACATTCATTCTATggttcataattttattattttttatttttttatttctttcgtCTTTTCTTCTCATTGATAGATTTGCAGATTTTTACCATCTGAAAATTCttcattctttcattttttatcgAAAAATTGATTGATAGAGGTAGAAGATTTAATGgatgaaaatctgaaaattttgaatcaaCAAAATATTAGTGGAGTTGAATGTTCAACAGTAAATCTGGATTCATCTTCAAATAcatgtaataatatatttgttgtttgttttaaattgGAAACATAGGTACAAGttgttaaaagaatattatgattattatctAGAAACTACAGGTTCATAATATTCATAATTCAGTTTCATTGTAAAAAAAACATGTTCATTATGTACAGGATTTAAGTTCATTAtgtttataatatatgttCATTATGTCTGtactataaatttattatatatgaaatacatattcattatttacaatatttaggtatattatatttatagtacattgtttattattgaaataaaataggttcattatatattaaactgagttttaatatgttttctatttttataattaataataataacaatgcaGCTGTTGAGGATTTACTTGGACCGTCTATCAAATTTATTGATGAAACTTATGATTTATACAATGAGTATGCATTCATAGTTGGTTTTAGTATTAGAAAGAGTAGGCAAAGATATAGAGCAGATGGCAAAAAAATATCACTAAAAAGATTTTGTTGCTCAAAAGctggagaaaaagaaaagataataaaagaaaataagtgtTATTCAAAACTTGAGATTCGATCTGGTTGTAAAACTTTGATTCAGTTTGATATTGATGAAGAATGAGTTTGGACTATaacaaaatatgaaaaagatcATAATTACCAGCTATATCCATCAAGTAAAACTTATTTACTTTGTTCACATAGAGGAGTTATAAAAAAACCAGTTGAG
Coding sequences within:
- the LOC8263129 gene encoding uncharacterized protein LOC8263129 isoform X2, producing the protein MPSNFVNSTSYARNLEKSQLGGVIFGCKKNTMSECLSEQIFGLPAPHFSYVKNIDPGLPLFLFNYENKKLYGIFEAAGAGQMNINPYGWTTDGSRRTQYPAQVQIRVRLQCHPLSEEKFKPIIADNYYRYHHFWFELDHAQTSKLMSLFASSPVAPGTSAPENTAKWRTIYQPISLSERRDEGYKPLASEVENHTSCSLNFMNDASSLDGKDKLLENQLNTNIVEQVEKDLTLQQLQGLAPNHEHKGSSLRDCVQGSTAINDMGVEENGSAEEQMGLGEKNEKPYCASFDCQSIIAQLVQGIEELKAFKTEQTVKAYHMEQKLVEAEEQIQQLKNRCMMLESMSNLSFTEISDTASDSFEKLNLDPTKSIYLVGGYDGESWLSALDLYFPLQDVSKSLRPMSTIRSYTSLTQFNDEIYVIGGGIGDSWYATVESYNPANDQWALRPALTRKKGSLGGATLNDKIFVIGGGNGLECFSDVEMLDLDVGRWIPTRSMLQKRFALAAVELNGVLYATGGYDGSNYLRSAERFDPREHCWSRIPNMNTKRGCHSLVVLNEKLYALGGFDGNTMVSSTEIFDPRLSMWMDGEAMNTSRGYSAAAVVDESIYVIGGVKDGEIIVDTVEHFKMGEGWQESRTTRKRCFLSAIVLQ
- the LOC8263129 gene encoding uncharacterized protein LOC8263129 isoform X3 — translated: MHSFVLIPLVGAGRKTHTYIVDKGEHMPSNFVNSTSYARNLEKSQLGGVIFGCKKNTMSECLSEQIFGLPAPHFSYVKNIDPGLPLFLFNYENKKLYGIFEAAGAGQMNINPYGWTTDGSRRTQYPAQVQIRVRLQCHPLSEEKFKPIIADNYYRYHHFWFELDHAQTSKLMSLFASSPVAPGTSAPENTAKWRTIYQPISLSERRDEGYKPLASEVENHTSCSLNFMNDASSLDGKDKLLENQLNTNIVEQVEKDLTLQQLQGLAPNHEHKGSSLRDCVQGSTAINDMGVEENGSAEEQMGLGEKNEKPYCASFDCQSIIAQLVQGIEELKAFKTEQTVKAYHMEQKLVEAEEQIQQLKNRCMMLESMSNLSFTEISDTASDSFEKLNLDPTKSIYLVGGYDGESWLSALDLYFPLQDVSKSLRPMSTIRSYTSLTQFNDEIYVIGGGIGDSWYATDVEMLDLDVGRWIPTRSMLQKRFALAAVELNGVLYATGGYDGSNYLRSAERFDPREHCWSRIPNMNTKRGCHSLVVLNEKLYALGGFDGNTMVSSTEIFDPRLSMWMDGEAMNTSRGYSAAAVVDESIYVIGGVKDGEIIVDTVEHFKMGEGWQESRTTRKRCFLSAIVLQ
- the LOC8263129 gene encoding uncharacterized protein LOC8263129 isoform X1, producing MHSFVLIPLVGAGRKTHTYIVDKGEHMPSNFVNSTSYARNLEKSQLGGVIFGCKKNTMSECLSEQIFGLPAPHFSYVKNIDPGLPLFLFNYENKKLYGIFEAAGAGQMNINPYGWTTDGSRRTQYPAQVQIRVRLQCHPLSEEKFKPIIADNYYRYHHFWFELDHAQTSKLMSLFASSPVAPGTSAPENTAKWRTIYQPISLSERRDEGYKPLASEVENHTSCSLNFMNDASSLDGKDKLLENQLNTNIVEQVEKDLTLQQLQGLAPNHEHKGSSLRDCVQGSTAINDMGVEENGSAEEQMGLGEKNEKPYCASFDCQSIIAQLVQGIEELKAFKTEQTVKAYHMEQKLVEAEEQIQQLKNRCMMLESMSNLSFTEISDTASDSFEKLNLDPTKSIYLVGGYDGESWLSALDLYFPLQDVSKSLRPMSTIRSYTSLTQFNDEIYVIGGGIGDSWYATVESYNPANDQWALRPALTRKKGSLGGATLNDKIFVIGGGNGLECFSDVEMLDLDVGRWIPTRSMLQKRFALAAVELNGVLYATGGYDGSNYLRSAERFDPREHCWSRIPNMNTKRGCHSLVVLNEKLYALGGFDGNTMVSSTEIFDPRLSMWMDGEAMNTSRGYSAAAVVDESIYVIGGVKDGEIIVDTVEHFKMGEGWQESRTTRKRCFLSAIVLQ
- the LOC8263129 gene encoding uncharacterized protein LOC8263129 isoform X4 — encoded protein: MHSFVLIPLVGAGRKTHTYIVDKGEHMPSNFVNSTSYARNLEKSQLGGVIFGCKKNTMSECLSEQIFGLPAPHFSYVKNIDPGLPLFLFNYENKKLYGIFEAAGAGQMNINPYGWTTDGSRRTQYPAQVQIRVRLQCHPLSEEKFKPIIADNYYRYHHFWFELDHAQTSKLMSLFASSPVAPGTSAPENTAKWRTIYQPISLSERRDEGYKPLASEVENHTSCSLNFMNDASSLDGKDKLLENQLNTNIVEQVEKDLTLQQLQGLAPNHEHKGSSLRDCVQGSTAINDMGVEENGSAEEQMGLGEKNEKPYCASFDCQSIIAQLVQGIEELKAFKTEQTVKAYHMEQKLVEAEEQIQQLKNRCMMLESMSNLSFTEISDTASDSFEKLNLDPTKSIYLVGGYDGESWLSALDLYFPLQDVSKSLRPMSTIRSYTSLTQFNDEIYVIGGGIGDSWYATVESYNPANDQWALRPALTRKKGSLGGATLNDKIFVIGGGNGLECFSDVEMLDLDVGRWIPTRSMLQKRFALAAVELNGVLYATGGYDGSNYLRFIG